The Spirosoma radiotolerans genome has a window encoding:
- a CDS encoding efflux transporter outer membrane subunit: protein MVPYLNKRKHIYRFGFLLFLLSLSSCQILHTPQKTQAVQLPISFSGSTDSTTIGSLSRQTLFTDQNLVRLIDTALAQNPDLRMAMQRIEVAQATYQISRGALLPSVNAVAAAGVDRYGKYTMNGVGNYDTNLSENIAGQSRIPNPTPDYFLGLRSSWELDIWGKLRNRRRAAYTRLLASQEGRNLIVTALTGEVARLYYTLLALDAELEIIRENEALQRRAVELVNVQKAAGRVTELAVQQFTAQLLNTRSLEGRVRQEIAEAENQLNALLGRYPQPIVRGQSIEDQKIPALVMAGLPAQLVRRRPDIRQAERELEAANIDIAVAQAEFLPSLTLTPYVGLNAFRLSSLLNPVSIAAGVVGGLAAPIFNRRLLKGNYAVSVARSREAYFAYQKTVLTGVSEVVSNLKGLDNYQNVADLQRQEVAVLRQAATTSNELFVVGYATYLEVITAQRSVLDAELALIETKRAQFLSLVGLYRALGGGWQ from the coding sequence ATGGTGCCCTACTTGAACAAGCGTAAGCATATCTATCGATTCGGCTTCCTGCTTTTTCTGCTTAGTCTAAGCAGTTGCCAGATTTTACATACCCCTCAGAAAACCCAGGCGGTTCAATTGCCCATATCGTTTTCGGGGAGTACCGATTCGACGACAATTGGGAGCCTTTCCCGGCAAACGCTCTTTACTGATCAAAACCTGGTCCGGTTGATTGATACAGCCCTGGCGCAAAACCCCGACCTGCGGATGGCGATGCAGCGGATCGAGGTGGCGCAGGCTACCTACCAGATCAGCCGGGGCGCCCTGCTGCCCAGCGTGAATGCGGTGGCAGCCGCCGGAGTTGATCGATACGGGAAGTACACGATGAACGGCGTGGGCAATTACGATACCAACTTGTCCGAAAATATTGCCGGACAAAGCCGGATTCCCAATCCCACACCCGATTATTTTTTGGGCCTGCGCAGTTCGTGGGAACTGGATATCTGGGGGAAACTCCGGAATCGTCGCCGGGCTGCCTACACCCGTTTACTCGCTTCGCAGGAGGGTCGTAATCTGATTGTTACGGCACTCACGGGCGAGGTTGCGCGGCTTTATTACACGCTCCTTGCGCTCGATGCTGAACTGGAAATCATTCGGGAGAACGAAGCCCTGCAACGGCGCGCCGTCGAACTGGTCAATGTGCAGAAAGCGGCCGGCCGGGTCACGGAGCTGGCGGTGCAGCAGTTCACCGCGCAACTGCTCAATACCCGCAGTCTGGAAGGGCGGGTTCGGCAGGAAATTGCCGAAGCGGAGAACCAGTTAAATGCCTTGTTAGGGCGGTATCCGCAGCCGATTGTCCGTGGACAATCGATTGAAGACCAGAAGATTCCGGCGCTGGTCATGGCTGGTTTACCGGCTCAGCTGGTGCGCCGTCGGCCCGACATCCGGCAGGCTGAGCGTGAACTGGAAGCGGCTAATATCGATATTGCCGTTGCCCAGGCCGAGTTTTTACCCTCGCTGACCCTGACGCCTTACGTGGGCCTGAACGCGTTCCGCCTTTCGTCTCTCCTGAATCCAGTCTCTATAGCGGCTGGTGTGGTAGGTGGACTGGCTGCACCAATTTTCAATCGGCGGTTGCTGAAAGGAAACTATGCCGTATCGGTTGCCCGCAGCCGGGAGGCCTATTTTGCGTATCAGAAAACCGTTCTGACGGGCGTCAGCGAAGTGGTTAGCAACCTGAAAGGCCTTGACAACTACCAGAATGTGGCTGATCTTCAGCGCCAGGAGGTGGCTGTGCTTCGGCAGGCAGCCACCACGTCCAATGAACTGTTTGTCGTTGGCTATGCCACGTACCTGGAAGTAATTACGGCCCAGCGGAGTGTACTGGATGCTGAACTGGCTCTGATCGAGACAAAACGGGCGCAGTTCCTGTCCTTGGTTGGGTTATATCGGGCGCTGGGTGGCGGCTGGCAGTAA
- a CDS encoding PAS domain-containing protein — translation MGHLTRTFDWQTTPLGSPDTWPLSLRTTLGIVLHSAFPMFLFWGKELICFYNDAYRPSLGISGKHPALGKCAQAVWPEIWAFIGPLIEQVMTTGEPAWFEDQLLPIYRNGQLDDVYWTFSYSPAYGDDGQIGGVLVTCTETTERVRTLHKLQTSERRFQNLVQEASVGIIILSGENMVVDEVNDAYAQLIDRKRHELTGKPLFTVIPETEAVFRPIIDRVRTSGEPLYLYGQPYTVYVNGAEKEGFLNLIYQPYREQDGNITGVMVLCQDVTGQKKAEQSLKESEQRFQSAVAAVQGVLWTNNAVGEMEGEQPGWTALTGQTYEEYQGFGWSKVVHPDDVQPTIDAWAIAVREQKPFIFEHRLRLKDGTWGIFSIRAMPLFDAHHSVKEWVGVHTNLTEQRRAEAALRESEARFRNLIDVAPIATAIFRGPEHIIELANDAHLELWGRRADEVLNKPLFTALPEASGQGFEEILAQVLTTGEPFFANELHAPLVRNGKLETVYFNFVYQALREADGTITGIIVVANDITEQVNARKKVEESEAQIRSLVESAPFPIAAYTGREMRIQLANQSILDIWGKGNDVIGQRYADILPELENQEIFDQLDGVYMTGIPFHAKNQRVDLVVNGQLTPYFFNYSFTPLYDASGKVYGVMNTAADITDLALAKQQVEETGATLRDAIELAELGTWQIDLKTRILDYSERLRGWFGIGKDEIITPERAYQPVRAEDRPRVQAAIAHAIAPGSDGIYDIEYTLNPDETGRERVLHIQGRAFVNDQGETYKLSGTAQDVTEQRRLQQELERQVQERTEELEATNEELLASSEELTATNEELTESNQLLVRSNENLQRFAYVASHDLQEPLRKIQQFGDLLKTAYGDRLGNELGYLERMQSAASRMSVLIRDLLNFSRISTQRETGEPVSLNQIVQTVLSDLDLVIEETSAQVFVEPLPTVIGDALQLGQLFSNLLSNSLKFRQPGVPPVIRVQADLIGADQLPTGVKPIRTALTYQRIQVVDNGIGFDEKYLDRIFQVFQRLHGRSEFVGTGIGLAICEKVVVNHGGAITGTSKPGQGATFSVYLPT, via the coding sequence ATGGGGCACCTAACCCGCACCTTTGACTGGCAAACAACGCCCCTTGGTTCACCGGACACCTGGCCGTTGAGTTTACGAACAACGCTGGGCATCGTGCTGCATTCGGCCTTTCCCATGTTTCTGTTTTGGGGAAAGGAGTTGATTTGTTTCTACAATGACGCTTACCGACCCAGCCTCGGCATCAGCGGCAAGCACCCTGCTCTGGGCAAATGCGCTCAGGCCGTATGGCCCGAGATCTGGGCATTTATTGGGCCGCTGATTGAGCAGGTCATGACGACCGGCGAGCCCGCCTGGTTTGAGGATCAGTTGTTGCCTATATACCGCAATGGTCAGCTTGACGACGTTTACTGGACGTTCAGCTACAGCCCCGCTTATGGCGATGATGGCCAAATTGGCGGAGTATTGGTCACCTGCACCGAGACGACGGAACGCGTCCGGACGTTGCACAAGCTGCAAACATCGGAACGGCGTTTTCAGAACCTGGTGCAGGAAGCATCCGTCGGAATCATCATCCTGAGTGGTGAAAATATGGTGGTGGACGAGGTAAACGATGCCTACGCTCAATTGATTGACCGCAAGCGTCATGAGCTTACCGGAAAACCCTTGTTCACCGTCATCCCCGAAACGGAAGCGGTTTTTCGACCTATCATCGACAGGGTCCGCACCAGCGGAGAACCGCTTTACCTCTACGGTCAACCGTACACGGTTTATGTCAATGGAGCCGAGAAAGAAGGCTTTCTCAATCTCATTTATCAACCGTATCGGGAGCAGGATGGCAACATCACCGGCGTTATGGTACTCTGCCAGGACGTGACCGGGCAGAAAAAAGCCGAACAGTCGTTGAAAGAAAGTGAACAGCGGTTTCAGTCGGCCGTTGCCGCCGTGCAGGGCGTCTTATGGACCAACAATGCGGTAGGCGAAATGGAGGGTGAGCAACCCGGCTGGACTGCCCTCACGGGACAAACCTATGAAGAGTATCAGGGCTTTGGCTGGTCGAAGGTCGTTCATCCCGATGACGTTCAGCCAACTATCGATGCCTGGGCAATCGCTGTCCGGGAGCAGAAGCCCTTTATCTTCGAACACCGGTTACGGCTCAAAGACGGCACCTGGGGCATTTTTTCCATCCGGGCCATGCCCTTATTCGATGCACACCATTCGGTTAAAGAATGGGTTGGTGTACATACGAACCTTACTGAGCAGCGCCGGGCCGAAGCAGCACTGCGCGAAAGTGAAGCCCGGTTCCGGAATTTAATTGACGTGGCGCCTATAGCCACGGCCATCTTCCGGGGGCCCGAACACATTATTGAACTGGCGAATGACGCGCACCTTGAGTTATGGGGACGACGGGCCGATGAGGTGCTGAACAAACCCCTGTTTACTGCCCTGCCAGAAGCGAGTGGGCAGGGCTTCGAAGAAATACTGGCGCAGGTGCTGACCACCGGAGAGCCGTTCTTTGCCAACGAACTACACGCTCCCCTCGTTCGAAACGGGAAGTTGGAAACGGTTTATTTCAACTTTGTGTACCAGGCCCTTCGCGAAGCGGATGGCACCATCACCGGTATCATTGTCGTGGCCAATGATATTACCGAACAGGTGAATGCGCGCAAGAAGGTCGAAGAAAGCGAAGCCCAAATCCGTAGTCTGGTCGAAAGTGCCCCTTTCCCCATTGCGGCTTATACGGGCCGGGAGATGCGTATTCAATTGGCGAATCAGTCGATTCTGGACATTTGGGGAAAGGGAAATGATGTCATTGGCCAGCGGTATGCCGATATACTCCCGGAACTGGAGAATCAGGAAATCTTTGACCAGTTGGATGGTGTCTATATGACGGGCATTCCGTTTCATGCCAAAAATCAGCGGGTCGATCTGGTTGTCAATGGCCAATTGACGCCGTATTTTTTCAATTACAGCTTTACTCCGCTTTATGACGCCAGTGGCAAGGTGTATGGAGTCATGAATACGGCTGCGGACATAACCGACCTGGCCCTGGCAAAACAGCAGGTCGAAGAAACCGGCGCGACCCTGCGGGATGCCATCGAACTGGCCGAGCTGGGAACCTGGCAAATTGACCTGAAAACACGCATTCTCGACTATTCGGAGCGACTGCGTGGGTGGTTTGGCATCGGCAAAGACGAGATCATCACCCCCGAACGGGCCTACCAGCCTGTGCGGGCGGAAGATCGCCCACGCGTTCAGGCAGCCATTGCCCACGCCATCGCACCCGGTTCCGACGGCATTTATGACATTGAATACACGCTAAATCCCGACGAAACGGGCCGGGAACGGGTGCTTCATATTCAGGGGCGGGCGTTCGTCAACGATCAGGGTGAAACGTATAAGTTAAGCGGAACGGCGCAGGATGTTACCGAGCAACGGCGCCTGCAGCAGGAACTGGAGCGTCAGGTACAGGAACGCACAGAAGAACTGGAAGCTACCAACGAAGAGCTACTGGCCAGTAGCGAAGAACTGACTGCCACCAATGAGGAACTGACCGAATCGAATCAGTTGCTGGTTCGTTCTAATGAAAACCTGCAACGGTTTGCCTATGTAGCCTCCCACGATTTGCAGGAGCCACTGCGCAAAATTCAGCAATTCGGGGATCTGTTAAAGACGGCCTACGGAGATCGGTTAGGCAACGAACTGGGGTACCTGGAGCGGATGCAGTCAGCGGCCAGCCGAATGTCGGTGCTGATCCGGGATTTGTTGAATTTTTCGCGCATTTCGACCCAGCGAGAAACGGGTGAACCCGTTTCTCTGAACCAGATTGTGCAGACTGTACTATCCGATCTGGACTTAGTCATTGAAGAAACCAGCGCGCAGGTGTTCGTGGAGCCGTTGCCCACGGTGATTGGCGATGCCCTGCAATTAGGCCAGTTGTTCAGCAACCTGTTGAGTAACTCCCTCAAGTTTCGGCAGCCGGGGGTCCCTCCCGTGATTCGGGTGCAGGCCGACCTGATTGGGGCAGACCAGTTGCCGACGGGGGTCAAACCCATCCGAACGGCTCTGACGTATCAACGCATTCAGGTTGTGGATAATGGCATTGGCTTCGACGAGAAATATTTGGATCGCATCTTTCAGGTGTTTCAACGGCTACACGGCCGGAGTGAGTTTGTCGGTACGGGCATTGGGCTGGCCATCTGTGAGAAGGTCGTTGTGAATCATGGCGGGGCCATTACTGGCACCAGCAAGCCCGGACAGGGCGCCACATTCAGCGTTTATTTGCCTACTTGA
- a CDS encoding SDR family oxidoreductase: MNSANNKILITGGASGIGLGLTERFIQENNTVIICGRRAAALNEVATRFPSVITRVCDLSKAAERQALYQWIQEEHSDLTVLVNNAGIQQWMSVADDDFFERAKEEIQVNIEAPLHLASLFIKLPSLTAIINVTSGLAFVPLTKVPVYSATKAFFHSFTLSLRALVKPRGIEVIELIPPALNTDLGGKGLHDQAPPVSAFIDAIFEQLKQGKIELTFGFSEAMTKASPDELRAVFDRMNPIV; encoded by the coding sequence ATGAATAGCGCAAACAACAAAATTCTAATTACCGGCGGTGCATCAGGTATCGGTCTGGGACTTACCGAACGGTTTATCCAGGAAAATAATACGGTTATTATTTGTGGACGTAGAGCCGCTGCCCTCAACGAAGTGGCCACCAGATTTCCGTCCGTTATCACCCGAGTATGTGATTTATCCAAAGCTGCCGAACGACAGGCGCTTTACCAATGGATTCAGGAAGAACACAGCGACTTGACGGTGCTGGTAAATAACGCGGGTATTCAACAATGGATGTCTGTTGCAGATGATGACTTTTTTGAGCGGGCTAAAGAGGAAATTCAGGTCAACATCGAAGCACCACTTCATCTGGCCTCGCTATTTATTAAGCTGCCCTCCCTGACGGCCATTATCAATGTAACGTCGGGGTTAGCCTTTGTTCCGCTTACCAAAGTACCCGTCTATTCGGCTACGAAAGCGTTCTTTCACTCGTTTACCCTCTCCCTACGTGCGTTGGTGAAGCCGAGAGGCATCGAGGTGATCGAACTAATTCCGCCTGCGCTCAATACAGATCTGGGCGGAAAGGGACTGCACGATCAAGCCCCGCCCGTGAGCGCCTTTATCGACGCCATTTTTGAGCAGTTGAAACAAGGAAAGATAGAACTAACTTTTGGGTTTAGCGAGGCCATGACTAAAGCCTCCCCAGATGAACTACGTGCAGTATTCGACCGAATGAACCCCATTGTCTAA
- a CDS encoding nuclear transport factor 2-like protein, which produces MVIVEVIWRGVLAIPIGQIPAGGEMKTTFAQFFDYADGKIIRQRNYDCFDTFD; this is translated from the coding sequence GTGGTAATTGTCGAAGTGATCTGGCGGGGAGTACTGGCTATTCCCATTGGTCAGATTCCGGCCGGTGGCGAAATGAAGACTACGTTCGCTCAGTTTTTTGACTACGCTGACGGAAAGATCATTCGGCAGCGAAACTATGACTGTTTTGACACGTTTGACTAG
- a CDS encoding eCIS core domain-containing protein, translating into MPEHSLISPQPQPAPAAAEREIVSLDSVSQKPYLTGFQRLPIQRKLTVGAVDDPLEAEADAMADRVMRMAEPSFIQRKCAHCQEEEQLQRKPTASFIQRKTDAGGTTVSESVSRQIQTRQGGGSPLPTPTKTFMESRFGANFSNVRIHSDAEAAGLSTRLNAQAFTVGSDIFFNAGKFSPDTSTGKALLAHELTHTVQQNGSLNRLIQRTVDQVEVNCADSQIRFSHDGTSTDYALDHCQVTDGTYDAAVSLGLNRVEFDLGIVPQGTQFDFGYSVAPGQPTPNTFFQNQRRVPVICTNTSRSAAGFGNIQFNARQLTPQEFYDLTGNPVDTIQEGVMVPLSNLLNRSLPSVVGPAGAGASYYSPTPWSFIPRDTTGVLWTQGHTSIFANPQGAFSPTIRGYRGNLGYYLGEMLPIIGRRFTVRLHEGVPGSFANDAWFPLMPGDQYYVFANRSCSQADAFAAQLQATQYGGEYTYSPPRSTPDPILGPVRPTEAGLRSELVSRGQAPLCTNNCITVPTAEIEAAIGTRPTTTSGVDVMTGRGPNGMVDPHYAGRGRLMTDAMSEGPLAEGLSRLRIQVTPGASASMFLIRGGGRVMLVYGIYHTEERIRGAIGTGQLPTVISEEAGSWTGGILGSALGGAAAGAVFCAPTGPLDAVCVVGGFVGGLLFGVIGGTIGHEVGNFVGENVVTPVVDKVEEVERDWTRNIYNLYGVPHF; encoded by the coding sequence ATGCCGGAACACAGTCTTATATCGCCCCAACCTCAACCGGCTCCAGCGGCAGCAGAGCGAGAGATCGTGTCGCTTGACTCCGTCAGCCAGAAACCCTATTTGACGGGCTTCCAACGCCTACCCATCCAGCGCAAACTCACCGTCGGGGCCGTCGATGACCCCCTGGAAGCCGAAGCCGACGCGATGGCCGACCGCGTCATGCGCATGGCCGAACCCTCGTTCATCCAGCGTAAGTGCGCCCATTGTCAGGAAGAGGAACAACTCCAGCGCAAACCGACGGCGTCGTTCATCCAGCGAAAAACCGATGCAGGCGGTACTACGGTCAGCGAATCCGTTAGCCGTCAGATTCAGACCCGGCAAGGCGGGGGCAGCCCTTTACCGACGCCCACAAAAACGTTTATGGAAAGCCGCTTCGGAGCAAACTTCTCCAATGTGCGGATTCATTCGGATGCCGAAGCTGCGGGCCTATCCACGCGCCTGAATGCCCAGGCGTTTACTGTGGGCAGCGACATCTTTTTTAACGCCGGGAAATTCTCGCCTGACACATCGACGGGCAAAGCGTTATTGGCCCACGAACTCACCCATACGGTGCAGCAAAACGGAAGCCTTAACCGGCTTATTCAGCGAACCGTGGATCAGGTAGAAGTCAACTGCGCCGACAGTCAGATCCGGTTTAGCCACGACGGTACCAGCACGGATTACGCACTCGATCATTGTCAGGTAACTGATGGCACCTACGATGCAGCTGTTAGCTTGGGGCTGAACCGGGTCGAATTTGACCTGGGAATCGTGCCACAGGGTACTCAATTTGATTTTGGCTATTCCGTAGCGCCCGGCCAACCTACCCCGAATACTTTCTTTCAAAACCAGAGACGGGTTCCGGTTATCTGTACCAACACGTCAAGATCAGCCGCCGGTTTCGGGAATATTCAGTTTAACGCCAGGCAATTGACGCCCCAGGAATTTTACGACCTGACAGGCAATCCGGTGGATACGATTCAGGAGGGAGTCATGGTTCCTCTGTCAAATTTACTCAACCGGTCACTGCCTTCAGTCGTCGGGCCTGCCGGAGCAGGGGCCAGTTATTATTCGCCAACACCCTGGTCATTTATTCCGAGAGATACAACGGGCGTTCTTTGGACCCAGGGCCACACCTCTATTTTCGCAAATCCCCAAGGTGCCTTCTCGCCCACGATACGAGGGTATCGGGGAAATCTGGGGTATTACCTGGGTGAGATGCTTCCGATTATAGGACGACGGTTTACGGTGAGATTACATGAAGGTGTGCCGGGCAGCTTTGCAAATGATGCCTGGTTTCCGCTGATGCCCGGCGATCAGTATTATGTGTTTGCTAATCGATCCTGTTCCCAGGCCGATGCATTTGCCGCCCAACTACAGGCTACTCAGTATGGCGGAGAGTATACATACAGTCCTCCGCGCTCTACGCCAGACCCCATCCTGGGCCCCGTCCGACCGACGGAAGCCGGTTTACGTAGCGAACTTGTCTCTAGAGGTCAGGCTCCTTTATGTACCAACAACTGCATAACCGTACCAACGGCCGAGATTGAAGCCGCTATTGGCACCCGGCCCACCACGACCAGCGGAGTAGATGTGATGACTGGTCGGGGGCCAAATGGGATGGTTGATCCGCATTATGCAGGCCGTGGACGACTAATGACTGATGCCATGAGCGAAGGACCGCTAGCGGAAGGACTTAGTCGGCTGCGAATCCAGGTAACACCGGGAGCATCAGCCAGTATGTTCCTGATTCGGGGCGGTGGCCGGGTCATGCTCGTTTATGGGATCTACCATACCGAAGAACGAATCAGAGGGGCCATTGGAACGGGCCAACTGCCTACTGTTATTAGCGAAGAAGCCGGAAGCTGGACGGGTGGCATATTGGGGTCAGCTTTAGGGGGAGCCGCTGCTGGTGCCGTATTCTGTGCCCCTACCGGCCCCCTGGACGCCGTTTGTGTAGTAGGTGGCTTCGTCGGTGGATTATTGTTTGGTGTAATTGGCGGTACAATCGGGCATGAGGTTGGTAATTTTGTCGGCGAGAATGTAGTAACTCCGGTGGTGGATAAGGTAGAAGAAGTAGAACGCGACTGGACCAGAAACATTTACAATCTATATGGGGTGCCACACTTTTAG
- a CDS encoding YggL 50S ribosome-binding family protein produces the protein MRSGKRFRKKFHRGEFTEFGFALSFQFNPDLSTNERNSLLDAFIRDAIEANKLVFGGGGGHNQWDGFVTLDARRGSVSETQRNNVIEWLNNNPLIRQSDVSPLRDAWH, from the coding sequence ATGCGATCTGGTAAGCGGTTTAGAAAAAAATTTCATCGTGGTGAATTTACGGAGTTTGGTTTTGCGCTATCCTTTCAGTTCAATCCCGACTTATCCACTAATGAGCGCAATAGCTTACTGGATGCCTTTATCCGCGACGCGATCGAAGCCAATAAGCTTGTATTTGGCGGGGGTGGTGGCCATAATCAATGGGATGGATTTGTTACGCTAGATGCCCGCCGAGGCAGCGTTTCCGAAACGCAACGGAATAACGTAATTGAGTGGCTCAACAACAACCCACTAATCCGGCAGTCTGACGTTTCCCCGTTGCGCGATGCCTGGCACTAA